From Meiothermus sp., a single genomic window includes:
- the aac(6') gene encoding aminoglycoside 6'-N-acetyltransferase, which yields MIRSLKPHELEVYLPLRQALWPGADDPSEVMAQLAHPERFQILVAEEEGRLVGWAEVSLRDYAEGCETSPVGFLEGWYVAPTHRRRGIGRRLVEAAEDWARAKGCIEMASDTELHNTSSQLAHTRLGYQEVERLVCFRKSL from the coding sequence GTGATTCGCTCATTAAAGCCCCACGAGCTCGAGGTCTACCTACCCCTGCGTCAGGCCCTGTGGCCCGGCGCCGATGACCCTTCCGAGGTGATGGCTCAGCTTGCCCATCCCGAGCGCTTTCAGATCCTGGTGGCCGAAGAGGAGGGCCGGCTGGTTGGTTGGGCCGAAGTTTCGCTGCGCGACTATGCCGAAGGCTGTGAGACGAGCCCGGTGGGTTTCCTCGAGGGCTGGTATGTAGCGCCGACCCACCGCCGGCGCGGCATCGGGCGCAGGCTGGTGGAGGCCGCCGAGGATTGGGCTAGGGCCAAAGGTTGCATCGAGATGGCTTCCGACACCGAGTTGCACAACACCTCGAGCCAGCTCGCCCATACCCGGCTGGGTTATCAGGAAGTCGAACGCCTGGTATGTTTTCGCAAATCGCTTTGA